A region from the Halichondria panicea chromosome 11, odHalPani1.1, whole genome shotgun sequence genome encodes:
- the LOC135344190 gene encoding E3 ubiquitin-protein ligase RNF31-like: MLLPCLIMLRECVTWMRFFYSKFLYEEKECEICMEEYTLDEFVAMPGCKHPVCKDCFRSHFSVVITEKEVKHFTCPICGEPDMTNKEGFYLQLLLELIKQHLSTDCFKLCDDKVKEFILSKDPNFVWCPNTECRSGFIYEDRGYDVACPNCRMNMCRKCNKKWEPAHEGISCEAFAKWMIDNDPNAQELGLAAYLEANGIECPKCHFKYDQARGGCMHYKCVKCPNEFCSGCGQSFKQGQECGKLESCKSRGLHAHHPRDCLFYIRDFDVPELQAFLTQHNIPYDTTPEGAPKAPADSGYGYGYDEVKPCGCKTMLQKETMEGLIDEECGRDVVDGHAGLCQTHYKWTSSTRTN, from the exons atgctgttaccttgtctgatcatgctgagagaatgtgtgACATGGATGAGATtcttttattccaagttcctg TACGAAGAGAAGGAGTGTGAGATATGTATGGAGGAGTACACACTCGATGAG TTTGTGGCTATGCCTGGCTGCAAACACCCAGTGTGTAAGGATTGCTTCAGGAGTCATTTCAGTGTAGTCATTACTGAAAAAGAAGTGAAACACTTCACTTGCCCCATTTGTGGCGAGCCTGACATGACCAACAAAGAGGGATTCTATTTACAACTGTTGTTAGAACTG ATTAAACAGCATCTAAGCACCGACTGCTTCAAGCTTTGTGATGACAAGGTGAAGGAGTTCATCCTCTCAAAGGACCCAAACTTTGTCTGGTGTCCCAAC ACTGAGTGTCGCTCAGGCTTCATTTACGAGGACAGAGGTTATGACGTGGCATGTCCAAACTGCCGCATGAACATGTGCAGAAAATGCAATAAAAAG TGGGAGCCAGCTCATGAGGGAATCTCTTGTGAAGCCTTTGCTAAATGGATGATTGACAACGATCCCAATGCTCAGGAATTGGGACTGGCAGCTTATCTGGAAGCTAACGGGATCG AATGCCCCAAATGTCATTTCAAGTACGACCAGGCTAGAGGAGGGTGCATGCATTACAAGTGTGTCAAGTGCCCCAACGAATTctgtagtgggtgtggtcagtcattcaAGCAAGGACAG GAATGTGGTAAGCTGGAGTCTTGCAAGTCGAGGGGTCTCCACGCCCACCACCCTAGAGACTGCCTCTTCTATATTAGGGACTTTGATGTGCCAGAGCTGCAAGCCTTCCTCACACAGCACAACATACCCTACGACACTACTCCTGAAGGAGCCCCCAAAGCACCTGCTGATAGTGGTTATGGTTATGGTTATGATGAGGTGAAGCCATGTGGTTGTAAGACTATGTTACAGAAAGAGACGATGGAGGGACTTATTGATGAAGAGTGTGGGAGAGATGTGGTGGACGGTCACGCTGGACTCTGTCA AACCCACTACAAGTGGACCTCATCAACAAGAACAAACTAG
- the LOC135344109 gene encoding uncharacterized protein LOC135344109, giving the protein MANRITAPELEQFVVATVELTGRVIGAGAYGSVEEVEIPGARVAAKKLHQQLVNLGSPQQVEKWVNDFVEECKLMSQLRHPHIVQFLGVCYLPGAQLPVLLMEKLQTSLDNLLETSPNIPIDLKVHLLTGTGRGVVYLHSRTPPIAHRDLSAKNILVDNGLNAKIADLGVSRIVNIQPGRLAASMTQMPGTGVYMPPEAAQEEGVTRYNTAIDIFSFGVVSLFTLTQTFPKDLKPATYRDPATRRIVGRSEIEHREDYIIPMKAALGETHPLVQLTLACLEYDQEDRPSAAVVLRGLEEVGTTLPQNCTQTKLELIQQVAVKDEEIQQVAERDAHITQLQASIDRLQAEKQEQVRGLEVLTTLQQEQLEVQRREIDRLSSSVRSLQIQPREDTPQGSGQREATTNKTTQPIKIVDSSTGNALLPHKSTTPQPTVPTAITFNWTTCKDIPRKIDVYGQPVTINGKVYMSGENNGTETVLVYTPDQDSWDDLPPPPVKYFTIATLRGRRLVVGGQDKSTAEKMNTILTFDKSSRQWVQSLPRMPKALTVPAVVEYQNHLIVISGCDSRIADVNILNTSNKWITAEPLPRTDRYSTCLIGDTLYLVGSQRTREVFRAHVPSLISRASSGVWESVASMPFYRSSLIAIGNTLLTVGGSDKAYGGIVNSSIHLYDPTKDQWTQCGDLPEKMYSCYCIELSGKLCVLGGHFNIIRSVYTSIPSITH; this is encoded by the exons ATGGCTAACAGAATCACAGCTCCCGAGTTGGAGCAGTTCGTAGTCGCTACTGTTGAGTTGACTGGACGCGTAATAGGAGCAGGTGCTTATGGCAGTGTGGAGGAGGTAGAGATACCTGGAGCAAGGGTAGCTGCCAAGAAACTGCACCAACAGCTTGTCAACCTGGGCTCTCCACAGCAG GTTGAGAAATGGGTGAATGATTTCGTGGAGGAGTGTAAGCTGATGAGCCAGCTCCGTCACCCTCACATAGTACAGTTCCTGGGGGTGTGCTATCTCCCTGGAGCCCAACTCCCCGTCCTACTGATGGAGAAGCTACAAACCAGCCTCGACAACCTTCTGGAAACCAGCCCCAACATTCCTATTGACCTCAAAGTGCACCTTCTGACGGGGACTGGCCGAGGGGTGGTCTATCTGCACAGCCGCACTCCACCCATTGCCCATCGTGATCTGTCTGCCAAGAACATTCTAGTCGATAACGGTCTCAATGCCAAGATAGCAGACTTGGGTGTTTCTAGGATTGTGAACATTCAGCCTGGCCGGCTAGCTGCCTCGATGACTCAAATGCCGGGCACTGGTGTGTACATGCCACCAGAGGCAGCTCAAGAGGAAGGGGTCACACGATACAACACTGCCATAGACATCTTCTCCTTTGGTGTGGTATCTCTCTTCACACTGACGCAAACCTTCCCCAAAGATCTTAAACCTGCAACATATCGAGATCCTGCTACTCGAAGGATTGTTGGCCGATCAGAAATCGAACACCGTGAAGATTACATCATTCCAATGAAAGCAGCTCTTGGTGAGACTCACCCCCTAGTCCAGTTGACCCTCGCTTGCCTGGAGTATGACCAAGAAGATCGACCATCTGCTGCGGTGGTGTTGAGAGGATTGGAGGAGGTTGGAACAACACTCCCTCAGAACTGCACCCAGACCAAGCTGGAACTGATTCAACAGGTTGCTGTGAAGGATGAAGAGATACAgcaagttgctgaaagagatgctCATATTACCCAATTACAAGCATCTATCGATCGTCTTCAAGCTGAGAAACAAGAGCAAGTTCGTGGACTGGAAGTACTGACCACTCTCCAACAAGAGCAGTTGGAAGTTCAACGCAGAGAAATTGATCGTCTCTCCAGTTCAGTGAGGTCTCTACAGATACAGCCTCGGGAGGACACACCTCAAGGCTCAGGACAGAGAGAG GCAACCACAAACAAAACCACACAACCAATCAAGATTGTTGATTCAAGCACTGGAAACGCATTGCTACCACACAAGTCGACCACACCACAACCAACTGTTCCTACTGCCATCACCTTCAACTGGACAACATGCAAGGACATACCAAGGAAGATCGATGTGTACGGTCAACCTGTGACTATCAACGGGAAGGTGTACATGAGCGGCGAGAATAACGGGACTGAGACTGTgctagtgtacacaccagATCAGGATAGCTGGGATGATCTgccacctcctccagtgaAATActtcaccatagcaacactgAGAGGTCGACGGCTAGTGGTCGGAGGTCAGGACAAGTCTACTGCTGAGAAGATGAATACCATCCTAACATTCGATAAGAGCTCTCGACAATGGGTCCAGTCACTTCCCCGCATGCCAAAAGCATTAACTGTGCCAGCAGTTGTTGAATATCAGAACCATCTGATCGTTATCAGTGGATGTGACTCTAGGATAGCTGACGTGAACATTCTAAACACAAGTAACAAATGGATCACAGCCGAACCACTTCCCCGCACTGATCGCTACAGCACTTGCCTAATTGGAGACACACTGTATCTTGTAGGAAGCCAACGCACTAGAGAAGTATTTCGAGCTCATGTACCCTCCCTCATATCACGAGCCAGTTCTGGTGTGTGGGAATCTGTCGCAAGTATGCCATTCTATCGGTCGTCTCTCATCGCCATCGGCAACACCCTcctgactgtggggggtagtgatAAAGCATATGGAGGTATCGTTAACTCAAGCATCCATCTGTACGATCCCACTAaagaccagtggacacaatGTGGTGACCTTCCTGAGAAAATGTACTCTTGTTATTGCATTGAACTATCTGGCAAACTGTGTGTACTTGGTGGTCATTTTAACATTATCAGATCTGTGTACACATCAATCCCATCCATTACACACTAG